The Flavobacterium sp. HJ-32-4 genome contains a region encoding:
- a CDS encoding DUF6427 family protein codes for MITSIFSKSRPFNYILVTVLMVCFFFVSETHDTAWTNSSGGIIIKTGCLLLLLFALFLTNFVTKRNGMSKDSTYPFLFYFVFLVFFPGLFSDPSLIAANFFVLLALRRLISLQSLITPKEKIFDASLWIFAAALFKFWCILYLLIVFISIIFHVSRDYRNWVIPFIALLSAGTIFVLCSLLFEPLWIERLWDGAYVDTSFEYFRDNRENLALSLYAAVSVLFFFAMLFSLGSKPLILHSSYKKILFSFVVGVAVFVLSPAKGNALLSFTYMPLAIMATSYIEGLSSQWAKEGFSLGVCLVAIACFVMQVGL; via the coding sequence ATGATTACAAGTATTTTCAGCAAATCAAGGCCGTTTAACTACATCCTGGTCACCGTCTTGATGGTGTGCTTCTTCTTTGTAAGCGAGACGCACGACACAGCCTGGACGAATTCGTCCGGCGGTATCATCATCAAAACCGGCTGTCTCTTGCTATTGCTTTTCGCGCTTTTCCTCACCAATTTCGTCACGAAACGAAACGGGATGAGCAAAGACAGCACCTATCCGTTCCTGTTTTACTTCGTATTCCTGGTGTTTTTTCCGGGGCTTTTTTCCGATCCTTCGCTCATCGCTGCCAACTTTTTTGTGCTGTTGGCCCTGCGGCGACTCATCTCGCTGCAGTCACTGATCACCCCAAAAGAAAAGATTTTCGACGCCTCTCTCTGGATTTTCGCCGCTGCACTCTTCAAGTTCTGGTGCATCCTGTACCTGTTGATAGTCTTTATCTCGATTATTTTCCACGTGTCGCGCGATTACCGCAACTGGGTCATCCCGTTCATCGCCCTGTTGTCGGCCGGCACCATCTTCGTATTATGTTCCCTGCTGTTCGAACCGCTCTGGATCGAACGCCTCTGGGACGGGGCCTACGTCGATACCTCCTTTGAATACTTCCGCGACAACCGCGAGAACCTGGCGCTGTCGCTCTACGCCGCGGTATCTGTGTTGTTTTTCTTCGCCATGCTGTTCTCGCTGGGCAGTAAGCCATTGATCCTGCATTCGTCCTACAAGAAAATCCTCTTTTCGTTTGTGGTGGGCGTGGCGGTGTTCGTCTTGTCACCGGCCAAAGGGAATGCGTTGCTGTCGTTCACCTATATGCCGCTGGCGATTATGGCTACCAGCTATATAGAAGGACTGAGCAGCCAGTGGGCGAAGGAAGGTTTTTCACTTGGCGTGTGCCTGGTGGCAATCGCGTGTTTCGTGATGCAGGTGGGACTATAA
- the upp gene encoding uracil phosphoribosyltransferase — MRVHHLSEHNSILNHFLAQLRDVSVQGDRMRFRRNIERIGEIMAYEISKTLSFSGVDITTPLGVKSTAVISEPVVLCSILRAGLPLHLGFLNYFDQAENGFISAYRHHYNHDDAFDILLEYEAIPDLNGKTLLLLDPMLATGQSMSAVLLRLLEKAKPAAVHLASIIAAPEGIAHLQETLPDSCTVWIASLDERLNEKKYIIPGLGDAGDLAYGPKL; from the coding sequence ATGCGCGTGCATCACCTTTCGGAACACAACAGCATCCTCAACCATTTCCTGGCGCAATTGCGCGATGTGTCGGTGCAGGGCGACCGTATGCGGTTTCGGCGCAACATCGAACGCATCGGGGAGATTATGGCGTATGAAATCAGTAAAACGCTCTCATTCAGCGGGGTGGATATTACGACGCCGCTCGGGGTGAAATCGACCGCGGTCATCAGCGAACCGGTGGTGTTGTGTTCGATATTGCGGGCCGGGCTACCGCTGCATTTGGGGTTCCTGAATTATTTCGACCAGGCTGAGAATGGTTTTATTTCTGCCTACCGCCACCATTATAACCACGACGACGCGTTCGACATCCTTTTGGAATACGAAGCCATTCCGGACCTGAATGGCAAAACGCTTTTACTGCTCGATCCGATGCTGGCCACGGGGCAGTCGATGTCGGCGGTATTGCTTCGGTTGTTGGAGAAGGCGAAACCGGCTGCCGTGCACCTCGCCTCTATCATCGCGGCACCGGAGGGCATCGCACATCTACAGGAAACCCTACCCGACTCCTGCACCGTTTGGATTGCGTCGCTTGACGAGCGGTTGAATGAGAAGAAATACATCATTCCCGGACTCGGAGATGCGGGTGACTTGGCGTATGGGCCTAAATTATAA
- a CDS encoding DUF4254 domain-containing protein, translated as MISQQAYSVFEQSIRDYHQFDHVDHPISNPYPKGQFEHLLYVKNWIDTVQWHLEDIIRDPNIDPVAALALKRRIDASNQERTDMVEYIDSYFLQKYAHVQPKDGAKINSESPAWAFDRLSILALKIYHMNEEASRADASQEHRDKCQAKLDILLEQRRDLTTAIEDLLQDIENGDKYMKVYKQMKMYNDDDLNPVLYQGKK; from the coding sequence ATGATTTCGCAGCAGGCCTATTCCGTTTTTGAACAAAGCATCCGCGACTACCATCAGTTCGATCATGTCGACCATCCGATTTCGAACCCGTACCCGAAAGGGCAGTTCGAACATTTGTTATATGTAAAGAACTGGATCGACACCGTGCAATGGCACCTCGAAGACATCATCCGCGATCCGAATATCGACCCGGTCGCCGCGCTGGCGCTGAAGCGTCGCATCGATGCTTCCAACCAGGAACGCACCGATATGGTAGAATATATCGACAGTTACTTCCTTCAGAAATACGCCCACGTGCAGCCAAAGGACGGCGCGAAAATCAACTCGGAAAGCCCGGCCTGGGCCTTCGACCGTCTTTCGATCCTGGCGCTCAAGATCTACCACATGAACGAAGAGGCCAGCCGCGCCGACGCGTCACAGGAACACCGCGATAAGTGCCAGGCCAAACTCGACATCCTGCTGGAGCAACGCCGCGACCTGACCACGGCTATCGAGGATTTGTTGCAGGATATTGAAAACGGCGACAAGTACATGAAAGTCTACAAACAGATGAAGATGTACAACGACGACGACCTGAATCCGGTACTCTACCAAGGGAAAAAATAA
- a CDS encoding glycosyltransferase family 9 protein produces MPSLPQHIAVMRLSAMGDVAMTVPVLRAFRKRYPEVRLTVVSTPFLKPLFDALPGVTFVPFDKKAYKGVFGLFRFYRKLKATGIDAFADVHSVTRSRIIGLFFTLSGYAVARLDKGRSEKKALTRPHNKMWKPLKTSPERYADVFRSLGYPLDLFPAEFPQPQPLSDAVWAVTGPKTGRWIGIAPFAQHAPKVYPEDLMQDVINALATWPDVKVLLFGGGKEETARLQAIADSSPHLVNVAGRLSFADELLLISHLDVMLSMDSGNGHLAAIAGVPVVTLWGATHPYAGFAPFGQPLSNSLCPDRERYPMLPTSVFGNKEVVGYEDAMRTIRPDLVVEKIKELLP; encoded by the coding sequence GTGCCGTCACTACCGCAGCATATCGCCGTCATGCGACTCTCCGCCATGGGCGACGTGGCGATGACGGTTCCGGTGCTTCGGGCCTTTCGCAAACGCTATCCCGAGGTGCGGCTGACGGTGGTATCCACACCCTTCCTGAAACCGTTGTTCGACGCGTTGCCAGGCGTGACATTCGTTCCGTTCGATAAGAAGGCATACAAAGGCGTGTTCGGACTTTTCCGTTTCTATCGGAAGCTGAAGGCAACCGGAATCGACGCTTTCGCGGATGTGCACAGCGTCACCAGATCGCGTATCATCGGATTGTTTTTTACCCTTTCGGGCTATGCAGTGGCCCGCCTCGACAAAGGACGAAGCGAGAAGAAAGCCCTGACCCGTCCGCACAATAAGATGTGGAAACCGTTGAAGACCAGTCCGGAGCGCTATGCCGACGTGTTCCGTTCCCTTGGGTATCCGCTCGACCTTTTCCCAGCTGAATTTCCCCAACCCCAACCGCTGTCTGACGCTGTGTGGGCCGTTACCGGACCCAAAACCGGCCGCTGGATCGGCATCGCGCCCTTTGCCCAGCACGCTCCCAAAGTGTACCCAGAGGATTTGATGCAGGATGTCATAAACGCACTTGCCACCTGGCCCGACGTAAAGGTGCTGTTGTTTGGTGGTGGAAAAGAGGAAACCGCCCGACTGCAAGCCATTGCCGATTCGTCACCCCATTTGGTCAACGTCGCCGGGCGCCTTTCGTTTGCCGATGAACTTCTGTTGATTTCCCACCTTGACGTCATGCTCTCGATGGATTCCGGAAACGGTCACCTGGCCGCGATTGCCGGTGTGCCGGTCGTGACGTTGTGGGGCGCGACGCATCCGTATGCGGGGTTTGCGCCGTTCGGACAGCCACTTTCAAATTCGCTGTGCCCGGATCGGGAACGCTATCCGATGCTGCCTACGTCGGTGTTTGGCAACAAGGAGGTGGTCGGTTATGAAGACGCCATGCGTACCATTCGGCCTGATTTGGTAGTGGAAAAAATAAAGGAATTACTGCCGTAG
- a CDS encoding DUF2809 domain-containing protein has product MTRFLTFHRGYFAASVALFLIEVAIALFVHDHFIRPYFGDTLVVILLYCAVRTVFKVRMLPTALGVLLFAFWIEFLQYCNFIYWLGWEHSTLARTVIGHSAAWEDVWAYIGGFFLIVLFESLRGRLLRQ; this is encoded by the coding sequence GTGACGCGTTTCCTCACCTTTCATCGCGGGTATTTCGCCGCTTCGGTCGCGTTGTTCCTGATAGAAGTGGCCATTGCGCTTTTCGTGCACGATCACTTCATCCGGCCTTACTTTGGGGATACGTTGGTCGTTATATTACTTTATTGTGCCGTCCGGACCGTCTTTAAGGTGCGGATGCTGCCCACCGCCCTAGGCGTGCTGTTGTTTGCTTTCTGGATCGAATTCCTACAGTATTGCAACTTTATTTATTGGTTGGGATGGGAGCATTCCACACTGGCGCGCACGGTCATCGGGCATTCGGCTGCGTGGGAAGATGTGTGGGCGTATATCGGCGGGTTCTTTCTTATCGTCCTTTTCGAAAGCCTCCGCGGACGGTTACTACGGCAGTAA
- a CDS encoding ferredoxin--NADP reductase: MAFYKLPITEIRRETPDAISVLFSVPEAYRDVYDFVAGQYLNLKLVLDGQEIRRAYSICSAPGSGELRIAIKGIRNGFFSKFANEQLRVGDVLEVGLPEGNFTFHPNAERQRNYVAFAAGSGITPVMSILQSVLEGEPESSFVLVYGNKSPETAIFYQQLHELEQRFVGRFFLHHVFSEAKVDGALFGRIDRSVVNFVLKNKHKEMTFDGYWLCGPEDMIRTVSSVLTSQNVKEKDIHFELFTSSAPEKKIDVSGTSHTKVTVLVDGDETTFEMSPLTTVLDAALKAGADAPYSCQGGICSSCMARVKSGGALMKKNAILTDGEIADGLILTCQAHPTTPELYIDYDDV, translated from the coding sequence ATGGCTTTCTATAAACTCCCCATCACAGAAATCCGTCGCGAGACACCCGACGCCATCTCCGTTTTATTCTCGGTTCCGGAGGCGTACCGTGACGTCTATGATTTTGTCGCAGGACAATACCTCAACTTAAAACTCGTGCTCGACGGACAGGAAATCCGGCGGGCCTATTCCATCTGCTCGGCGCCCGGCAGTGGCGAACTGCGTATTGCCATCAAAGGCATCCGCAACGGGTTCTTTTCCAAATTCGCCAACGAACAGCTTCGTGTGGGCGATGTGTTGGAAGTGGGCCTTCCGGAAGGCAATTTCACCTTTCACCCCAATGCGGAACGCCAACGGAATTATGTGGCCTTCGCCGCCGGAAGTGGCATCACGCCGGTCATGTCGATCCTGCAATCGGTGTTGGAGGGCGAGCCGGAAAGCAGTTTCGTATTGGTGTACGGCAACAAATCGCCTGAAACTGCCATTTTTTACCAGCAGTTGCACGAACTCGAACAACGGTTCGTGGGCCGTTTCTTCCTGCACCATGTGTTCAGTGAAGCGAAAGTCGATGGCGCACTGTTCGGCCGTATCGACCGCTCGGTGGTCAACTTTGTACTGAAGAACAAACACAAAGAAATGACGTTCGATGGTTACTGGCTATGTGGACCGGAAGATATGATCCGTACGGTTTCGTCGGTGCTGACTTCGCAGAATGTCAAAGAGAAAGACATCCATTTCGAGCTCTTTACCTCGTCGGCACCGGAAAAGAAAATCGACGTGTCGGGTACGTCCCACACCAAAGTTACGGTGCTGGTCGACGGCGACGAGACGACCTTTGAAATGTCACCCCTGACTACGGTGCTCGATGCCGCGCTCAAAGCCGGTGCCGATGCGCCCTATTCGTGCCAGGGCGGGATTTGCAGCAGTTGTATGGCGCGGGTGAAATCGGGCGGTGCCTTGATGAAAAAGAACGCCATCCTCACCGATGGTGAAATCGCAGACGGCCTCATCCTGACGTGCCAGGCGCATCCGACGACGCCTGAACTGTATATCGATTACGACGACGTGTGA
- a CDS encoding DUF5687 family protein — MIKKFLYLEWKAFIRSASFGTNLAMKILMGIMALYFTVIFLGAGIGGFFLLRDEAGLDPLETVNRYLIYYFIGDLLTRLLLQKMPVMNIRPMLAMNIRRKTIVHFTIGKTFLSFFTVLHLFAFVPFIITMLVQGVEPVGVVCWTIAVFALVLFNDLLAILLNNKDNLFYAFLALVAGLAASQYYGIFNVTDYTVHFYHGFFLTQWLWIIPVVIFVVTYRFTFRFLRSELYLDAGLASKHEVASTENFTWLNRFGKLGTFLKNDIKLIKRNKRSKGTIFASIMFLFYGLLFYTGSIEAYNNTFMHMFAGIFVSGGFLFTFGQFVPSWDSAYYPLMMTQNIPYREYLRSKWFLIVVATGVSAILASFYIYFGWQIYRMILIGAIYNIGVNSHLVLLGGAFTKTPIDLASTKGAFGNNKSFNVKTMLISIPKLLVPVLLYGIGDMIAGETAALVLVGAVGVVGFLTRNWVFMQIEKIYKREKYSTLDAYKQKN, encoded by the coding sequence ATGATCAAAAAATTCCTCTACCTCGAATGGAAGGCCTTCATCCGATCGGCTTCTTTCGGGACGAACCTCGCCATGAAAATCCTCATGGGCATCATGGCGCTGTATTTTACGGTGATTTTCCTCGGAGCCGGCATCGGCGGGTTTTTCCTCCTGCGGGATGAAGCCGGGCTCGACCCACTCGAAACCGTCAACCGTTACCTGATTTATTACTTCATCGGTGACCTTCTGACTCGTCTCCTGTTGCAGAAAATGCCGGTGATGAACATCCGGCCCATGCTGGCGATGAACATCCGGCGTAAAACGATTGTGCATTTTACGATCGGAAAAACCTTCCTGTCATTCTTTACCGTACTGCACCTGTTCGCGTTTGTGCCGTTCATCATCACCATGCTCGTGCAGGGTGTTGAACCGGTAGGCGTTGTGTGCTGGACGATAGCGGTTTTTGCCCTGGTGTTGTTCAACGACCTGTTGGCCATCCTGCTGAATAACAAAGACAATCTTTTTTATGCCTTTCTCGCGCTCGTGGCAGGTTTGGCGGCCAGTCAGTACTATGGCATTTTCAACGTTACAGATTACACCGTCCACTTCTACCACGGATTCTTTTTGACACAATGGCTCTGGATTATTCCTGTGGTGATTTTTGTGGTCACCTATCGTTTTACCTTCCGGTTCTTACGCTCGGAATTATACCTCGACGCCGGCCTTGCTTCGAAACACGAAGTAGCGTCAACAGAGAATTTCACCTGGCTGAACCGATTCGGCAAACTGGGTACTTTCCTTAAAAATGACATCAAACTGATCAAACGGAACAAGCGCTCGAAAGGCACCATCTTCGCCAGCATCATGTTCCTGTTTTACGGACTGCTGTTCTACACCGGTTCTATCGAGGCCTATAACAATACCTTCATGCACATGTTCGCCGGTATTTTCGTCAGTGGAGGCTTCCTGTTTACGTTCGGTCAGTTTGTGCCGAGTTGGGACAGTGCCTATTATCCGCTGATGATGACACAGAACATCCCGTATCGCGAATACCTGCGGTCGAAATGGTTCCTGATTGTGGTGGCGACGGGTGTTTCGGCGATTCTGGCGTCGTTCTACATCTACTTCGGCTGGCAGATCTATCGGATGATCCTGATTGGGGCGATTTACAATATCGGTGTCAACTCACACCTGGTGTTGCTCGGCGGTGCATTTACCAAAACCCCCATCGACCTGGCCTCGACCAAAGGAGCGTTCGGGAATAACAAGAGTTTCAATGTCAAGACCATGCTGATTTCCATCCCGAAATTGCTGGTGCCGGTGTTGCTGTATGGAATCGGCGACATGATTGCAGGCGAAACGGCTGCGTTGGTACTCGTAGGCGCCGTGGGCGTGGTTGGGTTCCTGACGCGCAATTGGGTCTTCATGCAGATCGAGAAAATATACAAGAGAGAAAAATATTCGACGTTGGACGCTTACAAGCAAAAGAACTAA
- a CDS encoding ABC transporter ATP-binding protein — protein MIQVRNLSKVYDGVRVLNIPELDIREGESFGLVGNNGAGKTTFFSLLLDLISPTSGHIDNRNVTVDKSEDWKPFTASFLDESFLIGYLTAEEYFYFVGELRGQNKADVDALLAKHQEFFNGEILNTKKYIRDFSKGNQKKIGIIATLIGSPKVIVLDEPFANLDPTTQFRLKKIIKELADDPTVTVLVSSHDLNHTVEVSDRIVAMHKGEIVKDIVTSEETLRELEAFFAV, from the coding sequence ATGATACAGGTACGCAATCTTAGTAAAGTATATGACGGAGTACGGGTGCTGAACATTCCGGAACTCGACATACGGGAAGGCGAAAGCTTCGGACTCGTAGGCAATAACGGTGCCGGTAAAACGACGTTTTTCAGCCTGTTGCTCGACTTGATCAGTCCGACGTCGGGTCATATCGACAACCGCAACGTGACAGTCGACAAAAGCGAAGACTGGAAACCGTTCACCGCCTCCTTTCTCGATGAAAGTTTCCTGATCGGATACCTGACTGCCGAAGAGTACTTCTATTTCGTAGGCGAACTGCGCGGCCAGAATAAAGCCGATGTCGATGCACTTTTGGCGAAACACCAGGAATTCTTCAACGGTGAAATCCTGAATACCAAGAAATACATCCGCGATTTCTCGAAAGGGAACCAAAAGAAAATCGGTATCATCGCGACCCTTATCGGAAGCCCGAAAGTGATCGTATTGGATGAACCCTTTGCCAACCTTGACCCAACGACACAGTTCCGCCTGAAGAAAATCATCAAGGAACTGGCCGACGACCCAACCGTAACCGTGCTGGTATCCAGCCACGACCTGAACCATACGGTTGAGGTGAGCGATCGCATTGTGGCCATGCACAAGGGTGAAATCGTCAAAGACATCGTAACGTCAGAGGAAACCCTTCGCGAGCTCGAGGCCTTTTTCGCCGTCTAA
- a CDS encoding tetratricopeptide repeat protein — MDKNASDLTTNILRTAAGLAALLLFVTACSTRKDRFVNRQWQALNTKYNVMYNGNMAYEKGLADIRDKYNDNFWEVLPIERMTPKTDEVKAGQQAELNANFQRAEEKATKAIQKRSMNIDGRERNPQMDEAHLLLGKSRYYDNRFVPALEAFNYILYKYPESDKIYEAKIWRERTNMRLDNDQVAVNNLTKLLGEIKLKDQVFADANATLAQAFLNLEQRDSALVKLSTALKYTEVNEEKARYHFILGQLYEEQKEKDSAYKHYQAVIDMKRKSPRKYVIEAHARQARQFDYVKGDTLAFLEKYTALLEDRENRPFLDVLNHQMALYHDARKNYPAAVKFYNKSIEKRTKDDYLTASNYRNIAQIKFNTAKYQDAGLYYDSTMTYLNPKTREFKAIKKKRDNLADVIKYEAIAQRNDSILNVTSLSANDRKEFYEAYIAKLKKADEAKAKLEKEKQERLERENRAADNDDIERADGKAIVATVKDDPNSKVSPVKSTGGTSAGNSTFYFYNPQTVAFGKLEFRKKWGSRALKPNWRLSALKQADEKADELLTDSTAITAARDPKGKTTEAVPEKYTTDFYLKQLPSDKKVLDSLAVERNFAYYQLGVIYKEKFKEYKLAADKLEQLLGNKPEERLVLPTYYHLFKIYEIIDKNKAAAMKNRIATEYPDSRYAQILTNPTEAATSNQSPEAVYDRLFAMYEKEEYRALLPQVEAAVTQFTGEEIVPKMELLKARVAGKIKGLKEYKSNLNFLALNYPNAEEGKEAEKLLGRDVAMLEARKYYAAKPESWKILYKISATDTPEIKKLVGLLTTFTAERTTERLKLSRDLFTMEDDFLVIHGIPSEQKAKDIATILRDYKDYQVKQESVVISNENYIVLQANKNLEDYLKTPPSDPLPEPTYVPEKQIVQPKDKLPGKRQEKRDASKASGTRPPGMPVPPTEKDEPSAGSKMAPGKGSNNGSLDKSADKGKAQPPQRP, encoded by the coding sequence ATGGATAAAAACGCTTCCGATTTGACTACCAATATATTGCGGACAGCCGCTGGGTTGGCTGCGCTACTGCTTTTCGTCACGGCCTGTTCGACCCGTAAAGACCGTTTTGTGAACCGGCAATGGCAGGCGCTCAACACGAAATACAATGTCATGTATAACGGCAACATGGCCTATGAAAAAGGCCTGGCGGATATACGCGACAAATACAACGACAATTTCTGGGAAGTGCTGCCCATCGAACGGATGACGCCTAAAACCGATGAGGTAAAGGCGGGACAGCAGGCGGAATTGAACGCGAATTTCCAACGCGCGGAAGAGAAGGCGACCAAAGCCATCCAGAAGCGCTCGATGAACATCGACGGACGCGAGCGGAACCCACAGATGGACGAAGCGCACCTTCTCCTGGGCAAGTCGCGCTACTACGACAACCGTTTTGTGCCGGCACTCGAAGCCTTCAACTACATCCTGTATAAATATCCCGAAAGCGATAAGATTTACGAAGCGAAGATCTGGCGCGAACGCACCAACATGCGCCTCGACAACGACCAGGTGGCGGTCAATAACCTGACCAAACTATTGGGAGAAATCAAACTGAAAGACCAGGTTTTCGCCGATGCCAATGCCACACTGGCCCAGGCTTTCCTGAACCTCGAACAGCGTGACAGTGCCCTGGTGAAACTCAGCACCGCGCTGAAGTATACCGAAGTCAACGAAGAGAAAGCCCGTTACCACTTCATCCTCGGGCAATTATACGAAGAACAGAAAGAGAAAGACAGCGCCTACAAGCACTACCAGGCGGTGATCGACATGAAACGGAAGTCGCCGCGGAAATACGTCATCGAGGCGCATGCCCGTCAGGCCCGTCAATTCGATTATGTCAAAGGCGATACGTTGGCGTTTTTGGAGAAGTATACCGCGTTGTTGGAAGACCGTGAGAACCGTCCGTTCCTCGACGTCCTCAACCACCAGATGGCGCTCTACCATGACGCGCGGAAGAACTATCCGGCCGCTGTCAAGTTTTACAACAAGTCGATTGAAAAGCGCACGAAAGACGATTACCTCACCGCTTCGAATTACCGCAACATCGCGCAGATAAAATTCAACACGGCCAAATACCAGGACGCCGGACTGTATTACGACAGTACGATGACCTACCTGAATCCGAAGACGCGCGAATTCAAGGCGATCAAGAAGAAACGCGACAACCTGGCCGATGTCATCAAGTATGAAGCAATCGCCCAGCGCAACGACAGCATCCTCAATGTCACGTCACTTTCAGCCAATGACCGAAAGGAGTTCTACGAAGCCTATATCGCCAAACTCAAGAAAGCCGACGAGGCCAAAGCCAAGCTCGAAAAAGAAAAACAGGAACGCCTCGAACGCGAGAACCGCGCCGCCGATAACGACGACATCGAGCGGGCCGACGGAAAGGCCATCGTAGCGACGGTCAAAGACGATCCGAACAGCAAAGTGAGTCCGGTTAAGTCTACCGGCGGAACCAGCGCGGGCAACAGCACCTTTTATTTCTACAACCCGCAAACCGTGGCCTTTGGCAAACTTGAATTCCGTAAAAAATGGGGTTCCCGTGCGCTGAAGCCCAATTGGCGCTTGTCGGCCCTCAAGCAGGCAGATGAGAAAGCCGATGAGTTGCTAACCGATTCGACGGCGATTACCGCTGCACGCGATCCGAAAGGAAAAACGACGGAAGCCGTTCCGGAGAAATACACAACTGATTTTTACCTCAAACAACTGCCTTCCGACAAAAAGGTACTTGACAGCTTGGCCGTCGAGCGCAATTTCGCGTACTACCAATTGGGCGTTATTTATAAAGAGAAGTTCAAGGAGTATAAACTGGCCGCCGACAAACTCGAACAATTGCTCGGCAACAAGCCGGAAGAGCGACTGGTGCTACCGACCTACTACCATCTCTTCAAGATTTACGAGATCATTGACAAGAACAAGGCAGCGGCGATGAAAAACCGGATTGCGACGGAATACCCCGATTCGCGATACGCACAAATCCTCACCAACCCAACCGAGGCCGCCACGAGTAATCAATCGCCGGAAGCGGTATACGACCGCCTTTTTGCGATGTACGAAAAAGAAGAATATCGCGCCCTTTTACCGCAGGTGGAAGCAGCCGTCACACAGTTCACCGGTGAAGAGATCGTGCCGAAGATGGAGCTGTTGAAGGCCCGCGTGGCCGGAAAGATCAAAGGGTTGAAAGAGTATAAATCGAACCTGAATTTCCTCGCTTTGAATTATCCGAATGCAGAAGAAGGTAAGGAAGCCGAGAAATTGCTGGGGCGGGATGTGGCCATGCTCGAAGCGCGCAAGTACTATGCCGCCAAACCCGAAAGCTGGAAGATACTTTATAAGATAAGCGCAACCGACACACCTGAAATCAAAAAGCTCGTCGGATTGCTCACAACGTTCACCGCCGAACGCACCACCGAGCGCCTGAAACTGTCACGCGACCTGTTTACGATGGAAGACGACTTCCTGGTGATACACGGCATCCCGAGTGAACAGAAAGCGAAAGACATCGCCACCATCCTGCGCGACTACAAAGACTATCAGGTCAAACAGGAAAGTGTCGTCATCTCAAACGAGAACTACATCGTATTGCAGGCCAATAAAAACCTCGAGGACTACCTGAAAACGCCGCCAAGCGATCCGTTGCCAGAACCGACATACGTGCCTGAAAAACAAATCGTGCAGCCAAAAGATAAGTTACCGGGCAAGCGGCAGGAAAAACGCGACGCTTCGAAAGCTTCGGGAACGCGACCACCGGGGATGCCGGTGCCGCCAACCGAAAAAGACGAACCGTCCGCCGGATCTAAAATGGCGCCTGGTAAAGGCAGCAACAACGGTTCACTCGACAAATCGGCCGACAAAGGAAAAGCACAGCCACCCCAACGCCCATAG
- a CDS encoding polymer-forming cytoskeletal protein, which translates to MFEKSQKSYTDLLGKTNRIVEGTQIRGDIVSQADFRLDGELVGNFSSKGKIVIGPAGSVTGDITCKNADIEGRFKGKILVAETLNIKAKASIQGEVVCAKLSVEPGADFSASCEMRQLKTPLADGAGEEKKPQ; encoded by the coding sequence ATGTTTGAGAAAAGCCAGAAATCGTATACGGACCTCCTCGGAAAGACCAACCGGATCGTCGAAGGCACGCAAATACGCGGCGACATCGTTTCGCAGGCCGACTTCCGGCTTGACGGCGAATTGGTCGGCAACTTTTCAAGTAAAGGAAAAATCGTAATCGGTCCGGCGGGCAGCGTCACAGGCGACATCACCTGCAAGAATGCCGATATCGAAGGGCGTTTCAAAGGAAAGATACTGGTGGCCGAAACCCTTAATATCAAAGCCAAGGCATCGATACAGGGCGAGGTCGTATGTGCGAAACTGTCGGTAGAACCCGGGGCCGACTTCAGCGCCAGCTGTGAGATGCGCCAGCTTAAAACCCCACTTGCCGATGGAGCCGGAGAAGAAAAGAAACCGCAATAA
- a CDS encoding AtpZ/AtpI family protein — protein MEPEKKRNRNKWLELLSIPAQMGAVIFLFSWCGGWLDREHPHPTIDYRVLLTLIGVAVSMTSVILQVNRMNRK, from the coding sequence ATGGAGCCGGAGAAGAAAAGAAACCGCAATAAGTGGTTAGAGCTCTTGAGTATTCCCGCGCAAATGGGCGCGGTGATTTTTCTGTTTTCCTGGTGCGGTGGATGGCTTGACCGCGAACACCCACATCCTACCATCGATTACCGGGTATTGTTGACACTGATTGGCGTAGCCGTGTCGATGACGAGCGTCATCCTACAGGTAAACCGGATGAACCGAAAATGA